In the genome of Oxalobacter aliiformigenes, one region contains:
- a CDS encoding Cof-type HAD-IIB family hydrolase, whose protein sequence is MSGIPGSAIRAVFFDIDGTLISFRNHTMPESTRRALHALREKGIRVYVATGRSKMMMPFMDRYFSFDAYLTLNGQYCYGETGVIRKETIDGREIVRLKELISERPFPCLFVEEDGMFLNYSDESVEELCRLIDHPVPPVAPLDRVRENDTLQFVPFLKDGEEGFLKAALKNVEMTRSVPYCFDVLPAGGGKDVGMEAVLRRAGIAPEETMAFGDGFNDMGMLSYAGIGVAMGNAHDPVKETADFVTKSVDEDGVIHALRHFGVLE, encoded by the coding sequence ATGAGCGGGATACCAGGTTCGGCAATCAGGGCCGTGTTTTTCGATATAGACGGAACACTGATCAGTTTCAGAAACCATACCATGCCGGAATCGACGCGGCGTGCATTGCATGCCCTGCGCGAGAAGGGAATCCGTGTTTATGTGGCCACAGGCCGTTCGAAAATGATGATGCCGTTCATGGACCGGTATTTTTCGTTCGATGCCTATCTGACCCTGAATGGCCAGTACTGTTACGGCGAAACCGGTGTGATCCGCAAGGAAACGATCGATGGCCGTGAGATCGTCCGGTTGAAGGAACTGATTAGTGAACGGCCGTTTCCCTGTCTGTTTGTCGAGGAAGACGGCATGTTTCTCAATTACTCGGATGAATCGGTAGAAGAACTGTGCCGGCTGATCGATCATCCGGTTCCGCCTGTCGCTCCTCTGGACAGGGTAAGGGAGAACGACACGCTCCAGTTCGTTCCTTTCCTGAAAGACGGGGAAGAAGGATTTCTGAAAGCGGCTCTGAAAAACGTGGAAATGACGCGTTCGGTTCCGTACTGTTTCGATGTGCTTCCGGCAGGAGGGGGCAAAGATGTCGGTATGGAAGCGGTGTTGCGCCGCGCGGGAATCGCACCGGAAGAAACAATGGCGTTCGGCGACGGATTCAACGACATGGGCATGCTTTCCTATGCCGGTATCGGGGTGGCTATGGGCAATGCGCACGATCCCGTCAAGGAAACGGCCGATTTCGTGACGAAAAGCGTCGATGAGGATGGCGTCATCCATGCCCTTCGCCATTTCGGGGTGCTTGAATGA
- the gltA gene encoding citrate synthase: protein MNDSVTKAKLSFDDGTPAVELPVYKGTIGPDSIDIRKLYNTAGKLSYDPGFMATASCRSAISYIDGDKGELLYRGYPIEQLAKECNFMETCYLLLKGELPTKEQYDEYVRSIANYSMVHEQMQFFFRGFRRDSHPMSLLVATVGALSSFYHDSLDITDPVHRELSALRLLAKMPTLVAMSYKYNVGQPFVYPRKDLYYTANFMRMMFATPAEDYRINDVLVRALDRILILHADHEQNASTSTVRLAGSSGANPFACIAAGIACLWGPAHGGANEASLAMIKKIGSVDKVAGFVKAVKDGTAGTRLMGFGHRVYKNFDPRATLMRETCHEVLEELGLKDDPLFKIALEIERVALEDDYFVSRKLYPNVDFYSGIVQSALGIPSSLFTGIFALARTVGWIAQWKEMISDPEQRIGRPRQLYVGEARRDVVPMDKRG from the coding sequence ATGAACGATTCTGTAACGAAAGCGAAATTGTCGTTTGACGACGGCACACCAGCCGTCGAATTACCGGTTTACAAGGGCACGATCGGCCCTGACAGTATCGATATCCGGAAGTTGTACAACACGGCCGGAAAGCTTTCTTATGATCCCGGATTCATGGCGACGGCTTCCTGCCGTTCGGCCATTTCGTATATCGACGGGGACAAGGGCGAGCTGCTCTATCGCGGATACCCGATCGAACAGCTGGCCAAAGAGTGCAACTTCATGGAGACCTGTTATCTGCTTTTGAAAGGCGAGTTGCCGACGAAAGAGCAGTATGACGAATACGTCAGGAGCATCGCCAACTATTCGATGGTGCATGAGCAGATGCAGTTCTTTTTCCGGGGATTCAGGCGCGATTCCCATCCGATGTCGCTTCTGGTCGCAACCGTCGGCGCCCTGTCCTCGTTTTACCACGATTCACTGGATATTACCGATCCGGTTCACCGGGAGCTTTCCGCACTCCGCCTGCTGGCGAAAATGCCGACGCTGGTGGCGATGTCCTACAAATACAATGTCGGGCAGCCGTTCGTCTATCCACGCAAGGATCTGTACTATACCGCCAACTTCATGCGCATGATGTTCGCCACTCCGGCGGAAGATTACCGGATCAACGATGTGCTGGTGCGTGCGCTGGACCGCATCCTGATTCTGCATGCCGATCACGAACAGAATGCCTCGACGTCCACCGTCCGTCTGGCCGGCTCGTCCGGCGCCAATCCGTTTGCCTGCATTGCCGCCGGCATCGCCTGCCTGTGGGGCCCGGCGCACGGTGGCGCCAATGAGGCGTCGCTGGCGATGATCAAGAAAATCGGTTCCGTTGACAAGGTCGCCGGTTTCGTCAAGGCAGTGAAAGACGGTACCGCCGGAACGCGTCTGATGGGGTTCGGCCATCGCGTTTACAAGAATTTCGATCCACGTGCGACCTTAATGCGCGAAACCTGTCACGAAGTGCTGGAAGAACTGGGACTGAAGGACGATCCGCTTTTCAAGATCGCGCTGGAAATCGAACGCGTCGCTCTGGAAGACGACTATTTCGTTTCCCGCAAGCTGTATCCGAATGTGGACTTCTATTCCGGCATCGTCCAGTCCGCATTGGGTATTCCTTCTTCACTGTTTACCGGTATCTTCGCGCTGGCCAGAACGGTCGGCTGGATCGCCCAGTGGAAGGAAATGATTTCCGATCCGGAACAGCGTATCGGCCGTCCGCGCCAGCTCTATGTCGGTGAAGCGCGCCGCGATGTGGTACCGATGGACAAGCGTGGATGA
- the lpdA gene encoding dihydrolipoyl dehydrogenase, with protein sequence MSVDFDVAVIGGGPGGYIAAIRAAQLGMKTVCIDDWKTDGRPAPGGTCTNVGCIPSKALLESSSHYELAKEGLGHFGVEIGNVGLDIARMQARRASIVRQNNDGIAFLFRKNKVTFFNGTASFTGCRNGEYRISVTGDESRQFTCTHVIVATGSKPRAWPGVPFDEKYVLSNAGVLAMESVPESLAIIGAGVVGLEMGSVWRRLGSNVTLFESQPALLAGADRQIAQEAQKQLTRQGLTIFTGATVRQVRPVRGGVSIEYDDARGQVTKAVFDKLLVSIGRVPYTDGLGVENVGLKCDERGFIAVDGLCRTNLKNVWAIGDVVRGPMLAHKAEEEGVAVAERIAGKYGHVDYRTIPWVVYTHPEIAWAGRTEEELAEKGITYKSGVFPFMANGRARTMGTTEGFVKILADAKTDEVLGVHMIGPMVSELIAEAVMAMTFKASSEDIARICHAHPTLSEAVREAALAVDGRALNM encoded by the coding sequence ATGAGTGTGGATTTCGATGTGGCGGTGATCGGGGGAGGCCCGGGCGGTTATATCGCCGCGATACGTGCCGCGCAGCTCGGCATGAAAACGGTCTGTATCGATGACTGGAAAACGGATGGCAGGCCGGCGCCCGGCGGGACGTGTACCAATGTCGGGTGCATTCCGTCCAAGGCACTGCTGGAGTCATCCTCGCATTACGAGTTGGCCAAGGAGGGGCTGGGCCATTTCGGGGTCGAGATCGGCAACGTCGGGCTGGATATCGCCCGGATGCAGGCCCGGCGCGCTTCCATCGTTCGCCAGAACAATGACGGGATCGCTTTCCTGTTCCGCAAGAACAAGGTCACGTTTTTCAATGGAACCGCTTCGTTTACCGGTTGCCGCAACGGGGAGTACCGGATCAGTGTGACGGGGGATGAGTCCCGCCAGTTCACCTGTACGCATGTCATCGTCGCCACCGGTTCGAAACCGAGAGCATGGCCCGGCGTTCCGTTCGATGAGAAGTATGTGCTTTCCAATGCCGGCGTGCTGGCAATGGAGTCGGTACCGGAATCCCTGGCGATCATCGGAGCCGGTGTGGTCGGGCTGGAAATGGGGTCTGTCTGGCGGCGGCTCGGATCGAATGTGACCCTGTTCGAATCGCAGCCGGCGCTTTTGGCCGGTGCGGACAGACAGATCGCGCAGGAAGCGCAGAAACAGTTGACGCGGCAGGGACTGACGATCTTCACAGGCGCGACAGTCCGGCAGGTCAGGCCGGTCAGGGGCGGTGTATCCATCGAATACGACGATGCCCGGGGGCAGGTGACGAAGGCGGTGTTCGACAAGCTGCTGGTTTCTATCGGCCGTGTGCCTTATACGGATGGACTGGGAGTGGAAAATGTGGGCTTGAAATGCGACGAACGCGGTTTCATCGCGGTGGACGGCCTGTGCCGCACGAACCTGAAAAACGTCTGGGCCATCGGTGATGTCGTGCGCGGGCCGATGCTGGCGCACAAGGCGGAAGAGGAAGGTGTGGCGGTCGCCGAGCGCATTGCCGGCAAATACGGGCATGTCGATTACCGGACGATTCCCTGGGTCGTCTATACCCATCCGGAAATCGCTTGGGCCGGGCGGACGGAAGAGGAGCTTGCCGAGAAAGGCATAACGTACAAAAGCGGTGTTTTTCCGTTCATGGCCAATGGACGGGCGCGTACGATGGGAACGACTGAAGGGTTCGTGAAAATACTGGCCGATGCGAAAACCGATGAAGTGCTGGGCGTTCACATGATCGGGCCGATGGTCTCCGAACTGATTGCCGAGGCGGTCATGGCGATGACGTTCAAGGCGTCGTCCGAAGATATCGCCCGGATCTGTCACGCGCATCCGACCCTGTCCGAAGCGGTCCGGGAAGCGGCGCTGGCCGTTGACGGCAGGGCGCTGAATATGTAA
- the odhB gene encoding 2-oxoglutarate dehydrogenase complex dihydrolipoyllysine-residue succinyltransferase codes for MAVLEVKVPQLSESVTEATLLQWHKKAGDAVALDENLVDIETDKVVLELPSPAAGVLASVLKKDGDTVVAGEVIATVDTVAVAVAAEKDPFVQADGVKTSAAVPETAVSRAVANAVPATPGPAKTVETPVDSTAFDSERDMPDPADYPSGIVMPAAARMIAELGMDETEVTGTGKDGRVTKEDVERAWAARGTDLAEDEKAIEQATRRPVPTAATSYTPSGSTGQQTVYGATNRTENRVPMSRLRARVAERLIQSQQSTASLTTFNEVNMQPVLDLRKKFGEQFEKEHGVRLGLMSFFVKAAIAALKRFPVVNASIDGNDIVYHGYYDIGIAISSPRGLVVPIMRDADLMTIAEIEKKINELSIRAREGQLTLEDLTGGTFSISNGGIFGSMLSTPIINPPQSAILGIHATKDRPVVENGQIVIRPMNYLALSYDHRLIDGREAVLALRTMKETLEDPARLLLDL; via the coding sequence ATGGCGGTTCTTGAAGTGAAAGTCCCCCAGTTATCGGAATCGGTAACGGAAGCCACGCTGTTGCAGTGGCACAAAAAGGCGGGAGATGCGGTTGCGCTGGATGAAAATCTGGTCGATATCGAAACGGACAAGGTGGTTCTGGAACTGCCTTCGCCGGCAGCCGGTGTGCTGGCGTCGGTGCTGAAAAAGGACGGCGATACGGTGGTGGCCGGCGAAGTCATCGCGACGGTTGATACGGTTGCCGTTGCTGTGGCGGCTGAAAAAGATCCTTTTGTCCAGGCAGACGGCGTGAAAACGTCTGCCGCCGTACCGGAAACGGCGGTATCCAGGGCGGTTGCCAATGCCGTGCCCGCCACGCCGGGTCCGGCGAAAACCGTGGAAACGCCTGTTGATTCCACTGCATTCGACAGCGAACGGGACATGCCCGATCCGGCCGATTATCCTTCCGGCATCGTCATGCCGGCGGCTGCCCGGATGATTGCCGAGCTGGGTATGGATGAAACCGAGGTGACCGGTACCGGCAAGGACGGGCGTGTGACCAAGGAGGATGTGGAACGCGCCTGGGCGGCAAGGGGAACCGATCTGGCCGAAGATGAGAAGGCGATCGAGCAGGCCACGCGTCGTCCTGTCCCGACGGCGGCGACATCCTATACACCTTCCGGATCGACCGGGCAACAGACGGTTTACGGTGCGACGAACCGTACGGAAAACCGTGTGCCGATGAGCCGTCTGCGTGCCCGTGTGGCGGAAAGGCTGATCCAGTCGCAACAGTCCACCGCGTCGCTGACGACGTTCAACGAAGTGAACATGCAGCCGGTGCTGGACTTGCGCAAAAAGTTCGGCGAGCAGTTCGAAAAGGAACACGGTGTCCGGCTGGGCCTGATGTCTTTTTTCGTCAAGGCCGCCATTGCGGCGCTGAAACGTTTTCCGGTCGTCAATGCGTCCATCGACGGGAACGATATCGTCTATCACGGCTATTACGATATCGGGATCGCCATCAGCTCGCCGCGCGGTCTGGTGGTGCCGATCATGCGTGATGCGGATTTGATGACGATTGCGGAAATCGAGAAGAAAATCAACGAACTGTCGATCCGGGCGCGGGAAGGCCAGCTGACGCTGGAAGACTTGACCGGTGGCACATTCTCCATTTCCAACGGCGGGATTTTCGGATCGATGCTTTCCACGCCGATCATCAATCCGCCCCAGTCCGCGATTTTGGGCATTCATGCCACCAAGGACCGGCCCGTTGTCGAAAACGGCCAGATCGTGATCAGGCCGATGAATTATCTGGCGCTGTCTTATGACCATCGTCTGATCGACGGGCGGGAAGCGGTATTGGCCTTGAGGACGATGAAAGAGACGCTGGAAGATCCGGCACGTCTGCTTCTGGATCTGTGA
- a CDS encoding SDR family NAD(P)-dependent oxidoreductase, with translation MAPLERIFEADIRNLFDTDVIGTMRVTQQFISHFKKCRAGVILTVTLLAGTIAFLRDAVYGTAKRAQEDMVESLYYEMEPFGVAVKSIIPGGTKTNFRIPLNDLTGYERAAANQRKYIPCFVSRRSRRHHLAGRHERKRPVAMSGRQRLPETLRTVHRHGHRGFQAVFFADIV, from the coding sequence GTGGCTCCACTGGAACGGATTTTCGAAGCGGATATACGGAATTTGTTCGATACGGATGTGATCGGGACGATGCGGGTGACGCAGCAGTTCATTTCTCATTTCAAGAAGTGCCGTGCGGGAGTCATTCTGACGGTCACCTTGCTTGCCGGTACGATCGCATTTCTCCGCGATGCCGTATATGGGACAGCCAAACGGGCACAGGAAGATATGGTCGAATCGCTTTATTATGAAATGGAACCTTTTGGTGTGGCCGTCAAGTCGATCATTCCCGGTGGTACGAAAACGAATTTCCGGATACCGTTAAACGACCTGACGGGATATGAAAGGGCGGCAGCCAACCAGCGAAAATACATACCGTGTTTTGTCTCCCGAAGAAGCCGCCGGCACCATCTGGCTGGTCGCCACGAACGGAAAAGACCGGTTGCGATGTCCGGCAGGCAGCGTCTGCCGGAAACTTTACGGACAGTACACCGGCATGGGCACCGAGGATTTCAAGCAGTATTTTTCGCGGATATTGTTTGA
- a CDS encoding AraC family transcriptional regulator encodes MSSYFLLHGQRFSLSTFTVPAKIVPPGHGQNEVWLVYLRAGLLVVEDDRGFWSVSPGQVAFFPPGCRYEIEACGCISGVAVSLAPGLCVGLPEISCAMTVSGFVPMILERAVTWQQKGGAGIFQPLDPRQERLLQVLLDELHTGSQELGRLLLPKGKMLNDIAREILNNPGERKGIEEWASCMDISSRSISRHFSRETGMTFAQWRQVASLLVARKRLAQGENVQHVSQSVGYENVSAFIASFKRVYGITPAQFRQMFD; translated from the coding sequence ATGTCTTCTTACTTTTTGTTGCACGGCCAGCGTTTTTCGCTGTCGACGTTTACGGTACCGGCAAAAATCGTACCGCCAGGGCATGGCCAGAACGAAGTCTGGCTCGTGTATCTCCGGGCGGGGTTGCTCGTTGTGGAAGATGACCGTGGTTTCTGGAGTGTTTCTCCCGGTCAGGTCGCTTTTTTCCCTCCCGGTTGCCGGTATGAGATCGAGGCCTGCGGATGCATTTCGGGGGTTGCCGTTTCCCTGGCACCGGGATTGTGCGTGGGCCTGCCGGAAATCTCATGCGCGATGACCGTTTCCGGTTTCGTGCCCATGATTCTGGAGCGGGCGGTGACCTGGCAGCAAAAAGGGGGCGCTGGCATTTTCCAGCCGCTGGATCCCCGCCAGGAAAGATTGTTGCAAGTGTTGCTCGATGAACTGCATACCGGTTCGCAGGAGCTCGGGCGCCTGTTGCTGCCCAAGGGAAAGATGCTCAATGACATAGCCCGGGAAATCCTGAATAATCCGGGAGAGCGCAAGGGAATCGAGGAGTGGGCTTCGTGCATGGATATCAGTTCTCGCAGTATCAGCCGTCATTTTTCCCGTGAAACCGGCATGACGTTTGCCCAGTGGCGACAGGTAGCCAGTCTGCTGGTCGCCAGGAAACGGCTGGCGCAGGGAGAAAATGTCCAGCATGTCTCACAATCGGTCGGTTATGAGAATGTCAGCGCTTTCATTGCGTCTTTCAAGAGAGTCTATGGCATAACGCCGGCGCAGTTCAGGCAAATGTTCGATTGA
- a CDS encoding 5'-nucleotidase produces the protein MAFDLSRTLVIGISSTALFDMSESDGLFRKLMAEDRQHAIQRYREYMLAHENEHLEPGTGYPLVSALLGLNRFGTHDDPVPLVEVVIMSRNSPETGFQVLNTIRNDRLAITRSAFTGGEPVSGYIRAFDVDLFLTTNIEDAQSVIDSGSCAVAILRDPPETVRTVSKEQVRLAFDGDAVLFSEESELVYKTQGLDAFQKMEDEKQDIPLAEGSYATFLKKLAALQEKLNKSGNGSSIRIALVTSRNSPSEMRVIKTLRSWGVHIDEAFFLGGVDKTSVLTAFNPHIFFDDQDIHLEKAEQLVPSGKVPYSSRSPFSGNRYTVLEPKWRQADSPVVQEKHNKPKEPVASQGS, from the coding sequence ATGGCATTTGATTTGAGCAGGACACTAGTTATCGGTATCAGTTCGACCGCTCTTTTCGATATGAGCGAGTCTGACGGACTGTTCAGAAAACTCATGGCGGAAGACCGGCAACATGCCATACAGCGTTATCGTGAATATATGCTCGCTCATGAAAACGAACATCTTGAGCCCGGTACAGGGTACCCGCTGGTCAGTGCCCTGCTGGGGTTGAACCGGTTTGGAACACATGATGATCCGGTACCGCTTGTCGAGGTAGTCATCATGTCCAGAAACAGTCCGGAGACAGGTTTTCAGGTATTAAATACGATCAGGAATGACCGGCTGGCGATTACACGTTCAGCTTTTACCGGAGGGGAACCGGTATCCGGTTATATCAGGGCGTTTGACGTGGATCTTTTTCTGACCACCAATATCGAGGATGCACAAAGTGTGATTGATTCGGGATCCTGTGCCGTAGCCATATTGAGAGATCCGCCTGAAACGGTGCGGACGGTGTCGAAAGAGCAGGTGCGTCTGGCATTTGATGGTGATGCCGTGCTGTTTTCGGAAGAAAGTGAACTGGTTTACAAGACACAGGGTCTTGACGCTTTTCAGAAAATGGAAGACGAAAAGCAGGATATTCCTCTTGCCGAAGGATCCTATGCGACATTTTTGAAAAAACTGGCCGCCTTGCAGGAAAAACTGAACAAAAGCGGAAATGGTTCTTCGATCAGAATCGCTCTGGTGACTTCACGGAATTCTCCTTCCGAAATGCGTGTGATCAAAACGTTGAGGAGTTGGGGAGTTCATATTGATGAGGCATTCTTTCTGGGAGGCGTTGACAAAACCAGCGTTCTGACGGCTTTCAATCCGCATATTTTTTTCGATGATCAGGATATTCATCTCGAAAAGGCGGAACAACTGGTTCCCTCAGGAAAAGTCCCGTATTCCAGTCGGTCGCCGTTTTCAGGAAATCGTTATACGGTTCTTGAACCGAAGTGGAGACAGGCTGATTCGCCTGTTGTTCAGGAGAAACATAATAAGCCGAAGGAGCCAGTAGCGTCACAGGGTTCCTGA
- a CDS encoding 2-oxoglutarate dehydrogenase E1 component has product MMQEYQDNSYLFAGNAPYVEELYEAYLDNPASVPENWRAYFNSMQNVPAVDGSNRSDVRHGPVVAAYAERARHSPFKILVPKGNAELERKRIAAQQMTAAYRFLGTYWAKLDPLERHERPHIPELEPSFYGFTDTDMDLVFNISNTYFGRETATLRELLQLLRETYCRSIGAEFMYITDHAQKRWIEERLESIQSRPNFTAEEKRHILERVTSAECMERYLHTKYVGQKRFSLEGGESFIASLDEVIQRAGTKGIQEIVLGMAHRGRLNVLVNIMGKMPSDLFAEFEGNLPENELPAGDVKYHQGFVRDVSTPGGPVHLSLAFNPSHLEIVDPVVEGSAKARMVHRGDPDGSQVMPVLVHGDASFSGQGVVQETLNMAQTRGYSTGGTVHIVLNNQIGFTTSDVRDARSSLYCTDVAKMIEAPVFHVNGDDPEAVVLATRIALDFRMEFRKDVVVDIVCYRKLGHNEQDTPAMTQPLMYKKIAMLPGVRSLYVDRLVNQGIITRADAEALVAGYRARMDAGVPIVSPVMTNMKSQSALQWQPILQQRGGVEDVVTAMPVEELKRLSERITTMPEWLKLHPLVERVIRDRSAMGRGEMPVDWGMAEHLAYASLVSAGFSVRLAGEDSGRGTFVHRHAELHDQNRERWDAGVYIPLQHISPNQASFTVINSPLSEEAALAFEYGFATSAPNTLTLWEAQFGDFANGAQVVIDQFISSGEAKWGRACGLVMLLPHGFEGQGPEHSSARLERYLHLCADNNMEVVQPTTAAQIFHVLRRQMLRMQRKPLIVMTPKSLLRHKDAASPLDGLANGSFLPVLGEVDKTLDMEKVKRVLVCTGRVYYDLAHRRAELGRQDVAIVRLEQMYPFPHDELSDEFRRYPALEEVMWVQDEPENQGAWLQLLRPIFDCMQAGQKLAYSSRPASSSPAVGYFQKHLAQQKELVGAAFGPMPEMVIVRS; this is encoded by the coding sequence ATGATGCAGGAATATCAGGACAACTCGTATCTTTTTGCAGGCAATGCGCCTTATGTGGAAGAACTTTACGAAGCGTATCTCGACAATCCCGCTTCCGTTCCGGAGAACTGGCGGGCCTATTTCAATTCAATGCAGAATGTCCCGGCGGTGGACGGGAGCAATCGTTCGGATGTCCGGCATGGTCCGGTAGTGGCGGCTTATGCCGAACGGGCACGGCATTCTCCTTTCAAGATTCTGGTTCCCAAAGGGAATGCCGAGCTGGAGCGCAAGCGCATCGCTGCCCAGCAGATGACGGCGGCTTACCGTTTTCTGGGGACGTACTGGGCGAAACTCGATCCGCTGGAACGGCATGAACGGCCGCATATTCCGGAACTGGAACCGTCTTTCTACGGGTTCACCGATACGGATATGGATCTGGTGTTCAATATCAGCAACACCTATTTCGGCCGTGAAACCGCGACATTGCGCGAGCTTTTGCAGCTTTTGCGCGAGACGTACTGCCGCTCGATCGGGGCGGAATTCATGTATATCACCGATCATGCCCAGAAACGCTGGATCGAGGAAAGGCTGGAATCCATCCAGTCCAGGCCGAATTTCACGGCGGAAGAGAAGCGGCATATTCTGGAGCGCGTGACGTCGGCCGAATGCATGGAACGGTATCTGCATACGAAATATGTCGGCCAGAAGCGTTTTTCGCTGGAAGGCGGGGAAAGTTTCATCGCGTCGCTGGACGAAGTGATCCAGCGTGCGGGAACGAAGGGCATTCAGGAAATCGTGCTGGGCATGGCGCACCGCGGGCGGCTGAATGTGCTGGTCAATATCATGGGCAAGATGCCGTCCGACCTGTTCGCCGAGTTCGAGGGCAATTTGCCGGAGAACGAGTTGCCGGCCGGAGATGTGAAATATCATCAGGGGTTCGTGCGTGACGTTTCGACACCGGGCGGTCCGGTTCATCTGTCTCTGGCGTTCAATCCGTCTCATCTGGAAATCGTTGATCCGGTCGTGGAAGGTTCCGCCAAGGCGCGGATGGTGCACCGGGGCGATCCGGACGGTTCGCAGGTCATGCCGGTACTGGTGCACGGGGATGCATCGTTTTCGGGACAGGGGGTCGTCCAGGAAACGCTGAACATGGCGCAGACGCGCGGTTACAGCACGGGCGGCACGGTGCACATCGTGCTGAACAACCAGATCGGTTTCACCACGTCGGATGTGCGCGATGCCCGTTCGTCGCTGTATTGCACCGATGTCGCCAAAATGATCGAGGCGCCTGTTTTCCATGTGAACGGCGACGATCCGGAAGCGGTTGTTCTGGCCACCCGAATCGCGCTGGATTTCCGGATGGAATTCCGCAAGGATGTCGTGGTCGATATCGTCTGTTACCGCAAGCTCGGCCATAACGAGCAGGATACGCCGGCCATGACGCAGCCTCTGATGTACAAGAAGATCGCCATGCTGCCAGGTGTACGGAGCCTGTATGTGGACAGACTGGTCAATCAGGGAATCATCACGAGAGCCGATGCCGAGGCGCTGGTGGCCGGGTACCGTGCCCGGATGGATGCCGGCGTGCCGATCGTGTCGCCGGTCATGACGAACATGAAAAGCCAGTCGGCCCTGCAATGGCAACCGATTTTGCAGCAGCGGGGAGGGGTGGAAGACGTCGTTACCGCCATGCCGGTGGAAGAGCTGAAGCGCCTGTCCGAACGGATCACGACCATGCCGGAGTGGCTGAAACTGCATCCGCTGGTCGAACGTGTCATTCGCGACCGCTCGGCCATGGGACGCGGCGAGATGCCGGTGGACTGGGGAATGGCCGAACATCTGGCCTATGCGTCGCTGGTTTCCGCGGGTTTTTCGGTGCGGCTGGCGGGGGAAGATTCCGGACGCGGCACGTTCGTGCACCGTCATGCCGAACTGCACGATCAGAACCGCGAACGCTGGGATGCAGGTGTCTATATTCCGCTTCAGCACATTTCGCCGAACCAGGCCAGTTTCACGGTCATCAATTCGCCGCTTTCCGAAGAAGCGGCGCTGGCTTTCGAATACGGTTTCGCCACATCGGCACCCAATACACTGACGCTGTGGGAAGCGCAGTTCGGCGATTTCGCCAACGGGGCGCAGGTCGTGATCGACCAGTTCATCAGTTCGGGCGAAGCCAAATGGGGCCGTGCCTGCGGGTTGGTCATGCTGCTTCCGCACGGGTTCGAGGGGCAGGGCCCGGAACATTCATCGGCACGTCTGGAAAGGTATCTGCATCTGTGTGCGGACAACAATATGGAAGTGGTGCAGCCGACGACAGCGGCCCAGATTTTCCATGTATTGCGCCGCCAGATGCTCAGGATGCAGAGAAAACCCCTGATCGTCATGACGCCGAAATCGTTGCTGCGTCACAAGGATGCCGCGTCACCACTGGACGGGCTGGCGAACGGATCGTTTTTGCCGGTGCTGGGGGAAGTGGACAAAACCCTGGATATGGAAAAAGTGAAACGGGTTCTGGTTTGTACCGGACGCGTCTATTATGATCTGGCGCACCGCCGTGCAGAACTGGGCAGGCAGGATGTGGCGATTGTCCGTCTGGAACAGATGTATCCGTTCCCGCATGACGAACTGTCGGACGAATTCCGGCGTTATCCGGCGCTGGAAGAAGTGATGTGGGTGCAGGACGAGCCGGAAAACCAGGGGGCATGGCTGCAGTTGCTAAGGCCGATTTTCGATTGCATGCAGGCAGGGCAGAAACTGGCATATTCTTCGCGTCCGGCCTCGTCGTCACCGGCGGTCGGATACTTCCAGAAGCATCTGGCACAGCAAAAGGAGCTGGTCGGTGCCGCTTTCGGCCCTATGCCTGAAATGGTCATCGTCCGGTCATGA